A genomic segment from Sciurus carolinensis chromosome 1, mSciCar1.2, whole genome shotgun sequence encodes:
- the Hmgcs2 gene encoding hydroxymethylglutaryl-CoA synthase, mitochondrial isoform X1, producing the protein MQRLLTPVRRVLQVGRVMQEASLAPARLLPAAHQRFSTISAVPLTKTDTWPKDVGILALEVYFPAQYVDQTDLEKYNNVEAGKYTVGLGQTHMGFCSVQEDINSLCLTVVQRLMERTQLPWDSVGRLEVGTETIIDKSKAVKTVLMELFQDSGNTDIEGIDTTNACYGGTASLFNAANWMESSYWDGRYALVVCGDIAVYPNGNARPTGGAGAVAMLIGPKAPLALEQGLRGTHMENAYDFYKPNLASEYPMVDGKLSIQCYLRALDRCYASYRQKIQKQWKQAGIDRPFTLDDLQYMIFHTPFCKMVQKSLARLMFNDFLSSSGDTQTLYQGLEAFRELKLEDTYTNKDLDKALLKASLDMFNKKTKASLYLSTHNGNMYTSSLYGCLASLLSHHSAQDLAGSRIGAFSYGSGLAASLFSFRVSQDASPGSPLDTLVSSISDLPKRLASRKRMSPEEFTEIMNQREQFYHKVNFSPPGDTNNLFPGTWYLERVDEMHRRKYARRPI; encoded by the exons ATGCAGCGGCTGTTGACTCCAGTGAGGCGGGTCCTGCAGGtgggaagagtgatgcaggaggcttCCCTCGCACCTGCTCGCCTGCTCCCTGCAGCCCACCAAAG GTTTTCTACTATCTCTGCTGTCCCCCTCACCAAAACAGATACTTGGCCAAAAGATGTGGGCATCCTTGCCTTGGAGGTCTACTTCCCAGCCCAATACGTGGACCAAACTGACTTAGAGAAGTACAACAACGTGGAAGCAGGGAAGTATACAGTGGGCTTGGGTCAAACCCATATGGGCTTTTGCTCAGTCCAGGAGGACATCAACTCCCTCTGCCTGACAGTGGTACAACGGCTGATGGAGCGCACACAGCTCCCATGGGACTCTGTGGGCCGGCTGGAAGTGGGCACGGAGACCATCATTGACAAGTCCAAGGCTGTCAAAACAGTGCTCATGGAACTCTTCCAGGATTCTGGCAACACTGACATTGAGGGCATAGATACCACCAATGCATGCTATGGTGGCACTGCATCCCTCTTCAATGCTGCCAACTGGATGGAGTCTAGCTACTGGGATG GTCGCTATGCACTGGTGGTCTGCGGAGACATCGCAGTCTATCCCAATGGTAATGCTCGCCCCACAggaggggctggagctgtggcaaTGCTGATTGGGCCCAAGGCCCCTCTAGCCCTGGAGCAAG GGCTTAGGGGAACCCATATGGAGAATGCATATGACTTCTACAAGCCGAATTTGGCCTCAGAGTACCCCATGGTGGATGGGAAACTCTCCATCCAGTGCTACTTGCGGGCCTTGGATCGATGTTATGCATCATACCGCCAGAAAATCCAGAAACAGTGGAAGCAAG CTGGCATTGACCGACCTTTCACCCTGGACGATTTACAGTATATGATCTTTCACACACCCTTTTGCAAGATGGTCCAGAAATCTCTGGCTCGCCTGATGTTCAATGACTTCCTATCATCCAGTGGTGACACACAGACCTTATACCAGGGGCTGGAGGCCTTCAG GGAGCTAAAGCTGGAAGATACCTACACCAACAAGGACCTGGACAAAGCACTTCTAAAGGCCTCTCTGGACATGttcaacaaaaaaaccaaagcctCCCTTTACCTTTCCACACACAATGGGAACATGTATACCTCATCCCTGTATGGGTGCCTGGCCTCGCTTCTGTCCCA TCACTCTGCTCAGGACTTGGCTGGCTCCAGGATTGGTGCCTTCTCCTATGGCTCTGGCTTAGCAGCAAGTTTGTTTTCATTTCGAGTGTCCCAGGATGCTTCTCCAG GTTCCCCACTAGACACGCTAGTGTCTAGCATATCAGACCTGCCAAAACGCCTTGCCTCCCGGAAACGCATGTCTCCTGAGGAATTCACAGAAATTATGAACCAAAGGGAGCAATTCTACCACAAGG TAAATTTCTCACCACCTGGAGACACAAACAACCTTTTCCCGGGTACTTGGTACCTGGAGCGAGTGGATGAAATGCATCGCCGAAAGTATGCCCGGCGTCCCATCTAA
- the Hmgcs2 gene encoding hydroxymethylglutaryl-CoA synthase, mitochondrial isoform X2 produces the protein MGAYERSTWFSTISAVPLTKTDTWPKDVGILALEVYFPAQYVDQTDLEKYNNVEAGKYTVGLGQTHMGFCSVQEDINSLCLTVVQRLMERTQLPWDSVGRLEVGTETIIDKSKAVKTVLMELFQDSGNTDIEGIDTTNACYGGTASLFNAANWMESSYWDGRYALVVCGDIAVYPNGNARPTGGAGAVAMLIGPKAPLALEQGLRGTHMENAYDFYKPNLASEYPMVDGKLSIQCYLRALDRCYASYRQKIQKQWKQAGIDRPFTLDDLQYMIFHTPFCKMVQKSLARLMFNDFLSSSGDTQTLYQGLEAFRELKLEDTYTNKDLDKALLKASLDMFNKKTKASLYLSTHNGNMYTSSLYGCLASLLSHHSAQDLAGSRIGAFSYGSGLAASLFSFRVSQDASPGSPLDTLVSSISDLPKRLASRKRMSPEEFTEIMNQREQFYHKVNFSPPGDTNNLFPGTWYLERVDEMHRRKYARRPI, from the exons ATGGGAGCCTATGAGCGGTCGACTTG GTTTTCTACTATCTCTGCTGTCCCCCTCACCAAAACAGATACTTGGCCAAAAGATGTGGGCATCCTTGCCTTGGAGGTCTACTTCCCAGCCCAATACGTGGACCAAACTGACTTAGAGAAGTACAACAACGTGGAAGCAGGGAAGTATACAGTGGGCTTGGGTCAAACCCATATGGGCTTTTGCTCAGTCCAGGAGGACATCAACTCCCTCTGCCTGACAGTGGTACAACGGCTGATGGAGCGCACACAGCTCCCATGGGACTCTGTGGGCCGGCTGGAAGTGGGCACGGAGACCATCATTGACAAGTCCAAGGCTGTCAAAACAGTGCTCATGGAACTCTTCCAGGATTCTGGCAACACTGACATTGAGGGCATAGATACCACCAATGCATGCTATGGTGGCACTGCATCCCTCTTCAATGCTGCCAACTGGATGGAGTCTAGCTACTGGGATG GTCGCTATGCACTGGTGGTCTGCGGAGACATCGCAGTCTATCCCAATGGTAATGCTCGCCCCACAggaggggctggagctgtggcaaTGCTGATTGGGCCCAAGGCCCCTCTAGCCCTGGAGCAAG GGCTTAGGGGAACCCATATGGAGAATGCATATGACTTCTACAAGCCGAATTTGGCCTCAGAGTACCCCATGGTGGATGGGAAACTCTCCATCCAGTGCTACTTGCGGGCCTTGGATCGATGTTATGCATCATACCGCCAGAAAATCCAGAAACAGTGGAAGCAAG CTGGCATTGACCGACCTTTCACCCTGGACGATTTACAGTATATGATCTTTCACACACCCTTTTGCAAGATGGTCCAGAAATCTCTGGCTCGCCTGATGTTCAATGACTTCCTATCATCCAGTGGTGACACACAGACCTTATACCAGGGGCTGGAGGCCTTCAG GGAGCTAAAGCTGGAAGATACCTACACCAACAAGGACCTGGACAAAGCACTTCTAAAGGCCTCTCTGGACATGttcaacaaaaaaaccaaagcctCCCTTTACCTTTCCACACACAATGGGAACATGTATACCTCATCCCTGTATGGGTGCCTGGCCTCGCTTCTGTCCCA TCACTCTGCTCAGGACTTGGCTGGCTCCAGGATTGGTGCCTTCTCCTATGGCTCTGGCTTAGCAGCAAGTTTGTTTTCATTTCGAGTGTCCCAGGATGCTTCTCCAG GTTCCCCACTAGACACGCTAGTGTCTAGCATATCAGACCTGCCAAAACGCCTTGCCTCCCGGAAACGCATGTCTCCTGAGGAATTCACAGAAATTATGAACCAAAGGGAGCAATTCTACCACAAGG TAAATTTCTCACCACCTGGAGACACAAACAACCTTTTCCCGGGTACTTGGTACCTGGAGCGAGTGGATGAAATGCATCGCCGAAAGTATGCCCGGCGTCCCATCTAA